One window of Acanthochromis polyacanthus isolate Apoly-LR-REF ecotype Palm Island chromosome 19, KAUST_Apoly_ChrSc, whole genome shotgun sequence genomic DNA carries:
- the LOC110964885 gene encoding gastrula zinc finger protein XlCGF57.1-like isoform X1 gives MNQVDSVQQQRTGSVCLEEKAQKKRLHQPQDVVLKQTADVRQILVIKEEVPHEWSPSPNQEDPEFLHIKEEQEELWTSQEEEQLNGQEGAHISKLTFTAVPVKSEDDEDEPQSSRLYQRLTEGKREETNNSPKQMKTESDGDDCGGPEPASNQDLKSRLEPNTDGNASNSSETEVSNDDDDEEEEDGDWQEPLSESGPESDDSDGAWTENKTSESGSEVCGEKLTQQGTLKKHRRVHIGGKTFSCGVCGKKFTRQGDLKRHLRVHTGEKPFDCSFCGKRFRQQGVLKSHMRIHTGEKPFSCDVCGKRFIHQSNLKSHTRVHTGEKPFICAICGKRFTEQGSLTRHGGVHTGQKPFGCGLCGKKFSRKTHFKTHMTVHTGEKPFDCSFCGKRFSQKTHYKIHIRVHTGEKPFSCDACGKRFRLQYNLKRHMRVHTGEKPFGCDVCGERFTEQGSLKRHSGVHTGEKPFSCDDCGKTFSRNTHLRRHMRVHTGERPFGCDVCGERFTEQGVLKSHMRVHTGEKPFGCDICGKRFRHQYTLKRHTSVHTGEKPFSCDVCGERFTRQGNLKRHMRVHT, from the exons ATGAACCAAGTGGATTCTGTCCAGCAGCAGCGGACTggaagtgtgtgtttggaggagaaaGCGCAGAAGAAACGCCTCCATCAGCCGCAGGACGTCGTTCTGAAGCAAACCGCCG ATGTCCGGCAGATTTTGGTGATTAAAGAAGAAGTCCCCCATGAATGGAGCCCCAGTCCAAACCAGGAGGACCCAGAGTTCCTCCACAtaaaggaggaacaggaggaactATGGACCAGTCAGGAGGAAGAGCAGCTTAATGGACAGGAAGGGGCTCATATCAGCAAGTTAACATTCACTGCTGTTCCTGTGAAGagtgaagatgatgaagatgaaccTCAGTCCTCACGGCTTTATCAGAGGCTAACTGAAGGCAAAAGAGAGGAAACGAACAACTCACCtaaacagatgaaaacagaaagtgatGGAGATGACTGTGGAGGACCAGAACCAGCCAGTAATCAGGATTTAAAAAGTCGTTTAGAACCAAATACAGATGGAAATGCTTCAAACTCCTCTGAGACTGAAGTcagtaatgatgatgatgatgaagaggaggaggatggtgaCTGGCAGGAACCTTTGTCAGAATCTGGACCTGAAAGCGATGACAGTGATGGTGCTTGGACAGAGAACAAAACATCTGAGTCTGGTAGTGAAGTTTGTGGTGAAAAACTCACACAACAAGGAACTCTAAAGAAACACAGGAGAGTTCACATAGGAGGGAAAACCTTTAGTTGTGGTGTTTGTGGTAAAAAATTCACACGTCAAGGAGATCTGAAGAGACACCTGAgggttcacacaggagagaaacccTTTGACTGTAGTTTTTGTGGTAAAAGATTTAGACAGCAAGGAGTACTGAAGAGCCACATGAGAATTCATACGGGCGAAAAACCATTTAGTTGTGATGTTTGTGGAAAGAGATTTATACATCAGTCTAATCTCAAATCACACACCAGAGTCCACACTGGAGAGAAACCATTTATTTGTGCCATTTGTGGTAAAAGATTTACAGAGCAGGGAAGTCTGACGAGACACGGAGGAGTCCACACAGGACAGAAACCATTTGGTTGTGGCCTTTGTGGTAAAAAATTTAGTCGGAAGACTCATTTCAAGACACATATGACTGTCCACACAGGAGAAAAACCGTTTGATTGTAGTTTTTGTGGGAAAAGATTTAGCCAAAAGACACATTATAAAATTCACATTCGAGtccacacaggagagaaacccTTCAGTTGCGATGcttgtggaaaaagatttaGACTCCAGTATAATCTAAAAAGACACATGAGAGTCCACACGGGAGAAAAACCATTTGGATGTGACGTTTGTGGTGAAAGATTTACAGAACAGGGAAGTCTTAAACGACACAGTGGAGTTCACACAGGGGAGAAACCCTTTAGTTGCGATGATTGTGGTAAAACTTTTAGTCGCAATACGCATCTGAGGAGACACATGAgggttcacacaggagagagACCTTTTGGTTGTGATGTTTGTGGAGAAAGATTCACAGAACAAGGGGTTCTCAAGAGTCACATGAGAGTCCATACAGGAGAGAAACCATTCGGCTGTGACATTTGCGGAAAAAGATTTCGACATCAATATACTCTTAAAAGACACACGAGTgttcacacaggagagaaaccatTTTCCTGTGACGTTTGTGGGGAAAGATTTACACGACAAGGAAATCTGAAGAGACACATGAGAGTCCACACGtga
- the LOC110964897 gene encoding oocyte zinc finger protein XlCOF6-like isoform X1 → MPKRCAYGTCKSDTRYPQSLEGGVDFFPFPKPKTQEERCRVWIEQCGRPHDQLNPSKINKNTYVCSKHFVDGRPTTEFPNPVAALSSFSRREQQGGSRKPRAKRLRCDEQEAEASTLNSTDEASHLSVTETNNVFPADVQKVLVIKEEIPYEWSSSLDQQNPETLNIKEEQEELWTSQGETDITRFSFTAVPVKSENDEEEKPLSLQLHHSQNEDNREAISSSAKQIKTESDGDDCERPEQARNPDPSTHLEPFTDGKSSDWSEIEVSIDDYDEDEDEWQEPLSDSGPENEDNDKEWKEARATKLRVNAGSKTGKKTFSCSECDKQFLYKQSLQRHMTCHSGTRTMSSLIAKNDSEMGVQEQEKLFSCNVCGQRFSQQGTLTRHMVVHTGEKPFSCDVCGKSFSQQGTLKSHMTIHTGEKPFGCHVCSKTFSQQKTLKSHMTVHTGEKPFSCDICGKRFSQHGTLKRHSRAHTEDKPFGCNICGKRFRHHCNLKSHMTVHIGEKLFGCDECGKRFRHHCSLKLHMTDHTGEKPFSCDVCGKRFSQQGHLKRHSVAHTGEKPFGCDVCGQRFSQQGSLKSHMTVHTGEKPFSCDDCGKTFRQQGTLKAHMIVHTGEKPFACDFCGKRFSQQLTLKRHMGVHTGEKPFSCNTCGKSFRLLHVLQTHMRVHTGEKPFGCNDCGKRFKQKSQLQTHMSIHTGEKPFDCKVCGAKFSQQGSLTRHMKAHTE, encoded by the exons atGCCGAAGCGGTGTGCGTACGGTACTTGCAAGTCCGACACTCGTTATCCGCAAAGCTTGgagggtggtgttgatttttttccattccccaagccaaagacacaagaagaaaggtgccgcgtGTGGATTGAGCAGTGTGGGAGACCGCATGATCAGCTGAAtccctccaaaatcaataagaaCACCTACGTCTGTTCTAAG CATTTTGTGGACGGACGCCCTACAACTGAATTCCCAAATCCTGTGGctgctctttcttctttctcgaGGAGGGAACAGCAAGGAGGAAGCAGAAAACCTCGAGCAAAAAG ACTCAGATGTGATGAACAGGAGGCTGAAGCCTCCACCTTGAATTCAACTGACGAAGCATCTCATCTCAGTGTCACAGAAACTAACAATG TGTTCCCTGCAGATGTCCAGAAGGTGTTGGTGATTAAAGAAGAAATCCCCTACGAGTGGAGCTCTAGTCTGGACCAACAAAACCCAGAAACCCTCAACAtaaaggaggaacaggaggaactcTGGACCAGCCAGGGGGAGACTGATATCACcaggttttcattcactgctGTTCCAGTGAAGagtgaaaatgatgaagaagaGAAGCCTCTGTCTTTGCAGCTTCATCATAGCcaaaatgaggacaacagagaGGCAATCAGCAGCTCAgctaaacaaattaaaacagaaagtgATGGAGATGACTGTGAAAGACCAGAACAAGCCAGAAACCCAGATCCAAGTACTCATTTAGAACCATTTACTGATGGAAAGTCTTCAGATTGGTCAGAGATCGAAGTCAGTATTGATGAttatgatgaagatgaggatgagtgGCAGGAGCCTTTGTCAGACTCTGGACCTGAAAATGAAGACAATGACAAAGAATGGAAGGAGGCCAGGGCAACTAAATTACGTGTAAATGCTGGATCTAAGACTGGGAAAAAAACTTTTAGCTGCTCTGAGTGTGATAAACAATTTCTCTACAAGCAGTCTCTTCAGAGACACATGACATGTCATTCAGGAACAAGGACAATGAGCAGCCTGATTGCaaaaaatgattcagaaatgGGAGTTCAAGAACAAGAGAAACTATTTAGCTGTAATGTTTGTGGTCAAAGATTTAGCCAACAAGGAACTCTGACAAGACACATGGTCGTTCACACGGGAGAGAAACCATTTAGCTGCGATGTTTGTGGTAAAAGCTTTAGTCAACAGGGAACTCTGAAATCACACATGACAAttcacacaggagagaaacccTTTGGCTGTCATGTTTGCAGTAAAACATTTAGTCAGCAAAAAACTCTTAAGTCACACATGACTGTTCACACAGGGGAGAAACCATTTAGCTGtgatatttgtggaaaaagatttaGCCAACATGGAACTCTAAAGCGACATAGTAGGGCTCACACAGAAGATAAACCCTTTGGCTGTAATATTTGTGGTAAAAGATTTAGGCATCATTGCAATCTAAAGTCACACATGACAGTTCACATAGGAGAGAAACTGTTTGGCTGTGATGAATGTGGTAAAAGATTCCGACATCATTGCAGTCTGAAGTTGCACATGACAGAccacacaggagagaaaccatTTAGCTGTGATGTTTGTGGTAAAAGATTTAGTCAACAGGGACACCTGAAGAGACACAGTGTAGCccacacaggagagaaaccatTTGGCTGTGATGTCTGTGGACAGAGATTTAGTCAACAGGGGTCACTTAAGTCACACATGACAgttcacacaggagagaaaccatTTAGCTGTGATGATTGTGGTAAAACATTCAGACAACAGGGAACTCTGAAAGCACACATGATAgttcacacaggagagaaaccatTTGCCTGTGACTTTTGTGGTAAAAGATTTAGCCAACAGCTAACGTTGAAACGACACATGGGAgttcacacaggagagaaacctTTCAGTTGCAACACTTGTGGTAAAAGTTTTCGGCTTTTGCATGTCCTTCAAACACACATGCGAGTCCACACAGGAGAAAAACCATTTGGTTGTAATGACTGTGGAAAAAGATTTAAGCAAAAGTCACAGCTTCAAACACACATGAGTATTCACACTGGAGAGAAACCATTTGACTGTAAGGTTTGTGGTGCAAAATTTTCACAACAGGGAAGTCTGACGAGACACATGAAAGCTCACACAGAGTAG
- the LOC110964885 gene encoding gastrula zinc finger protein XlCGF57.1-like isoform X3 has translation MNQVDSVQQQRTGSVCLEEKVQKKRLHQPQDVVLKQTADVRQILVIKEEVPHEWSPSPNQEDPEFLHIKEEQEELWTSQEEEQLNGQEGAHISKLTFTAVPVKSEDDEDEPQSSRLYQRLTEGKREETNNSPKQMKTESDGDDCGGPEPASNQDLKSRLEPNTDGNASNSSETEVSNDDDDEEEEDGDWQEPLSESGPESDDSDGAWTENKTSESGSEVCGEKLTQQGTLKKHRRVHIGGKTFSCGVCGKKFTRQGDLKRHLRVHTGEKPFDCSFCGKRFRQQGVLKSHMRIHTGEKPFSCDVCGKRFIHQSNLKSHTRVHTGEKPFICAICGKRFTEQGSLTRHGGVHTGQKPFGCGLCGKKFSRKTHFKTHMTVHTGEKPFDCSFCGKRFSQKTHYKIHIRVHTGEKPFSCDACGKRFRLQYNLKRHMRVHTGEKPFGCDVCGERFTEQGSLKRHSGVHTGEKPFSCDDCGKTFSRNTHLRRHMRVHTGERPFGCDVCGERFTEQGVLKSHMRVHTGEKPFGCDICGKRFRHQYTLKRHTSVHTGEKPFSCDVCGERFTRQGNLKRHMRVHT, from the coding sequence ATGTCCGGCAGATTTTGGTGATTAAAGAAGAAGTCCCCCATGAATGGAGCCCCAGTCCAAACCAGGAGGACCCAGAGTTCCTCCACAtaaaggaggaacaggaggaactATGGACCAGTCAGGAGGAAGAGCAGCTTAATGGACAGGAAGGGGCTCATATCAGCAAGTTAACATTCACTGCTGTTCCTGTGAAGagtgaagatgatgaagatgaaccTCAGTCCTCACGGCTTTATCAGAGGCTAACTGAAGGCAAAAGAGAGGAAACGAACAACTCACCtaaacagatgaaaacagaaagtgatGGAGATGACTGTGGAGGACCAGAACCAGCCAGTAATCAGGATTTAAAAAGTCGTTTAGAACCAAATACAGATGGAAATGCTTCAAACTCCTCTGAGACTGAAGTcagtaatgatgatgatgatgaagaggaggaggatggtgaCTGGCAGGAACCTTTGTCAGAATCTGGACCTGAAAGCGATGACAGTGATGGTGCTTGGACAGAGAACAAAACATCTGAGTCTGGTAGTGAAGTTTGTGGTGAAAAACTCACACAACAAGGAACTCTAAAGAAACACAGGAGAGTTCACATAGGAGGGAAAACCTTTAGTTGTGGTGTTTGTGGTAAAAAATTCACACGTCAAGGAGATCTGAAGAGACACCTGAgggttcacacaggagagaaacccTTTGACTGTAGTTTTTGTGGTAAAAGATTTAGACAGCAAGGAGTACTGAAGAGCCACATGAGAATTCATACGGGCGAAAAACCATTTAGTTGTGATGTTTGTGGAAAGAGATTTATACATCAGTCTAATCTCAAATCACACACCAGAGTCCACACTGGAGAGAAACCATTTATTTGTGCCATTTGTGGTAAAAGATTTACAGAGCAGGGAAGTCTGACGAGACACGGAGGAGTCCACACAGGACAGAAACCATTTGGTTGTGGCCTTTGTGGTAAAAAATTTAGTCGGAAGACTCATTTCAAGACACATATGACTGTCCACACAGGAGAAAAACCGTTTGATTGTAGTTTTTGTGGGAAAAGATTTAGCCAAAAGACACATTATAAAATTCACATTCGAGtccacacaggagagaaacccTTCAGTTGCGATGcttgtggaaaaagatttaGACTCCAGTATAATCTAAAAAGACACATGAGAGTCCACACGGGAGAAAAACCATTTGGATGTGACGTTTGTGGTGAAAGATTTACAGAACAGGGAAGTCTTAAACGACACAGTGGAGTTCACACAGGGGAGAAACCCTTTAGTTGCGATGATTGTGGTAAAACTTTTAGTCGCAATACGCATCTGAGGAGACACATGAgggttcacacaggagagagACCTTTTGGTTGTGATGTTTGTGGAGAAAGATTCACAGAACAAGGGGTTCTCAAGAGTCACATGAGAGTCCATACAGGAGAGAAACCATTCGGCTGTGACATTTGCGGAAAAAGATTTCGACATCAATATACTCTTAAAAGACACACGAGTgttcacacaggagagaaaccatTTTCCTGTGACGTTTGTGGGGAAAGATTTACACGACAAGGAAATCTGAAGAGACACATGAGAGTCCACACGtga
- the LOC110964897 gene encoding uncharacterized protein LOC110964897 isoform X3 — protein MPKRCAYGTCKSDTRYPQSLEGGVDFFPFPKPKTQEERCRVWIEQCGRPHDQLNPSKINKNTYVCSKEGTARRKQKTSSKKTQM, from the exons atGCCGAAGCGGTGTGCGTACGGTACTTGCAAGTCCGACACTCGTTATCCGCAAAGCTTGgagggtggtgttgatttttttccattccccaagccaaagacacaagaagaaaggtgccgcgtGTGGATTGAGCAGTGTGGGAGACCGCATGATCAGCTGAAtccctccaaaatcaataagaaCACCTACGTCTGTTCTAAG GAGGGAACAGCAAGGAGGAAGCAGAAAACCTCGAGCAAAAAG ACTCAGATGTGA
- the LOC110964885 gene encoding gastrula zinc finger protein XlCGF57.1-like isoform X2: MNQVDSVQQQRTGSVCLEEKAQKKRLHQPQDVVLKQTADVRQILVIKEEVPHEWSPSPNQEDPEFLHIKEEQEELWTSQEEEQLNGQEGAHISKLTFTAVPVKSEDDEDEPQSSRLYQRLTEGKREETNNSPKQMKTESDGDDCGGPEPASNQDLKSRLEPNTDGNASNSSETEVSNDDDDEEEEDGDWQEPLSESGPESDDSDGAWTENKTSESGSEVCGEKLTQQGTLKKHRRVHIGGKTFSCGVCGKKFTRQGDLKRHLRVHTGEKPFDCSFCGKRFRQQGVLKSHMRIHTGEKPFSCDVCGKRFIHQSNLKSHTRVHTGEKPFICAICGKRFTEQGSLTRHGGVHTGQKPFGCGLCGKKFSRKTHFKTHMTVHTGEKPFDCSFCGKRFSQKTHYKIHIRVHTGEKPFSCDACGKRFRLQYNLKRHMRVHTGEKPFGCDVCGERFTEQGSLKRHSGVHTGEKPFSCDDCGKTFSRNTHLRRHMRVHTGERPFGCDVCGERFTEQGVLKSHMRVHTGEKPFGCDICGKRFRHQYTLKRHTSVHTGEKPFSCDVCGERFTRQGNLKRHMRVHT, translated from the exons ATGAACCAAGTAGATTCTGTCCAGCAGCAGCGGACTggaagtgtgtgtttggaggagaaaGCGCAGAAGAAACGCCTCCATCAGCCGCAGGACGTCGTTCTGAAGCAAACCGCCG ATGTCCGGCAGATTTTGGTGATTAAAGAAGAAGTCCCCCATGAATGGAGCCCCAGTCCAAACCAGGAGGACCCAGAGTTCCTCCACAtaaaggaggaacaggaggaactATGGACCAGTCAGGAGGAAGAGCAGCTTAATGGACAGGAAGGGGCTCATATCAGCAAGTTAACATTCACTGCTGTTCCTGTGAAGagtgaagatgatgaagatgaaccTCAGTCCTCACGGCTTTATCAGAGGCTAACTGAAGGCAAAAGAGAGGAAACGAACAACTCACCtaaacagatgaaaacagaaagtgatGGAGATGACTGTGGAGGACCAGAACCAGCCAGTAATCAGGATTTAAAAAGTCGTTTAGAACCAAATACAGATGGAAATGCTTCAAACTCCTCTGAGACTGAAGTcagtaatgatgatgatgatgaagaggaggaggatggtgaCTGGCAGGAACCTTTGTCAGAATCTGGACCTGAAAGCGATGACAGTGATGGTGCTTGGACAGAGAACAAAACATCTGAGTCTGGTAGTGAAGTTTGTGGTGAAAAACTCACACAACAAGGAACTCTAAAGAAACACAGGAGAGTTCACATAGGAGGGAAAACCTTTAGTTGTGGTGTTTGTGGTAAAAAATTCACACGTCAAGGAGATCTGAAGAGACACCTGAgggttcacacaggagagaaacccTTTGACTGTAGTTTTTGTGGTAAAAGATTTAGACAGCAAGGAGTACTGAAGAGCCACATGAGAATTCATACGGGCGAAAAACCATTTAGTTGTGATGTTTGTGGAAAGAGATTTATACATCAGTCTAATCTCAAATCACACACCAGAGTCCACACTGGAGAGAAACCATTTATTTGTGCCATTTGTGGTAAAAGATTTACAGAGCAGGGAAGTCTGACGAGACACGGAGGAGTCCACACAGGACAGAAACCATTTGGTTGTGGCCTTTGTGGTAAAAAATTTAGTCGGAAGACTCATTTCAAGACACATATGACTGTCCACACAGGAGAAAAACCGTTTGATTGTAGTTTTTGTGGGAAAAGATTTAGCCAAAAGACACATTATAAAATTCACATTCGAGtccacacaggagagaaacccTTCAGTTGCGATGcttgtggaaaaagatttaGACTCCAGTATAATCTAAAAAGACACATGAGAGTCCACACGGGAGAAAAACCATTTGGATGTGACGTTTGTGGTGAAAGATTTACAGAACAGGGAAGTCTTAAACGACACAGTGGAGTTCACACAGGGGAGAAACCCTTTAGTTGCGATGATTGTGGTAAAACTTTTAGTCGCAATACGCATCTGAGGAGACACATGAgggttcacacaggagagagACCTTTTGGTTGTGATGTTTGTGGAGAAAGATTCACAGAACAAGGGGTTCTCAAGAGTCACATGAGAGTCCATACAGGAGAGAAACCATTCGGCTGTGACATTTGCGGAAAAAGATTTCGACATCAATATACTCTTAAAAGACACACGAGTgttcacacaggagagaaaccatTTTCCTGTGACGTTTGTGGGGAAAGATTTACACGACAAGGAAATCTGAAGAGACACATGAGAGTCCACACGtga
- the LOC110964897 gene encoding uncharacterized protein LOC110964897 isoform X2, with product MPKRCAYGTCKSDTRYPQSLEGGVDFFPFPKPKTQEERCRVWIEQCGRPHDQLNPSKINKNTYVCSKHFVDGRPTTEFPNPVAALSSFSRREQQGGSRKPRAKRLRCDEQEAEASTLNSTDEASHLSVTETNNGDRLLSTSQRNHTMACLVPCRCPEGVGD from the exons atGCCGAAGCGGTGTGCGTACGGTACTTGCAAGTCCGACACTCGTTATCCGCAAAGCTTGgagggtggtgttgatttttttccattccccaagccaaagacacaagaagaaaggtgccgcgtGTGGATTGAGCAGTGTGGGAGACCGCATGATCAGCTGAAtccctccaaaatcaataagaaCACCTACGTCTGTTCTAAG CATTTTGTGGACGGACGCCCTACAACTGAATTCCCAAATCCTGTGGctgctctttcttctttctcgaGGAGGGAACAGCAAGGAGGAAGCAGAAAACCTCGAGCAAAAAG ACTCAGATGTGATGAACAGGAGGCTGAAGCCTCCACCTTGAATTCAACTGACGAAGCATCTCATCTCAGTGTCACAGAAACTAACAATG GTGATCGTCTTTTGAGCACATCACAAAGAAATCACACCATGGCATGCCT TGTTCCCTGCAGATGTCCAGAAGGTGTTGGTGATTAA